A section of the Alphaproteobacteria bacterium genome encodes:
- a CDS encoding response regulator — MTTANDVTPLRIERSAYQFSAVRALIAQKETALRTGLRSALSDWGFRNLVSTGQMQEAIGVLQSPEIPDVVLIDSDLSGGEVTELIREVRYSRLGDNPFIVAIGIIRNPTPDRVRQMVNSGVDFLVTWPVSSHAIWARVMASIEQRKKFVVVSDYIGPDRRETPRQDESRFGLDVPNTFRDKVLGHWDQITVSRQIQSAKVEVLSRRAARLSFRILVLAELMRRSFSAGALDPAAAALAELADRLGEFRRDIHFSRFPHVHSLAQSLERTSVWIAQSGGQPHPLDLSLASETAMELVLSVEPGRTIIDVRQEAAESLKQIRAH, encoded by the coding sequence ATGACAACTGCCAATGACGTAACGCCGCTCCGGATCGAGCGCTCGGCGTATCAGTTCTCGGCCGTCCGCGCGCTCATCGCGCAGAAGGAAACGGCCTTGCGCACTGGCTTGCGCTCCGCCCTTTCGGACTGGGGTTTCCGCAATCTCGTCAGCACCGGCCAGATGCAGGAAGCCATCGGCGTCCTGCAATCACCCGAGATCCCGGACGTGGTTCTGATCGATTCCGATTTGTCGGGCGGCGAGGTGACCGAGCTCATCCGCGAGGTTCGTTACAGCCGCCTTGGTGATAACCCGTTTATCGTTGCGATCGGTATCATCCGCAACCCGACGCCCGACCGTGTCCGGCAAATGGTGAATTCAGGGGTGGATTTTCTGGTGACCTGGCCGGTTTCTTCCCACGCCATCTGGGCCAGGGTGATGGCCTCGATCGAACAGCGCAAAAAATTTGTCGTCGTCAGCGACTATATCGGCCCGGACCGGCGCGAAACGCCGCGGCAGGACGAGAGCCGTTTCGGACTGGATGTCCCCAACACCTTCCGTGACAAGGTTCTGGGACACTGGGACCAGATCACGGTTTCCAGGCAAATTCAGAGCGCCAAGGTGGAAGTCCTATCACGGCGGGCGGCGCGGCTCTCATTTCGTATTCTTGTTCTCGCCGAGCTCATGCGTCGCTCCTTCAGCGCCGGCGCCCTTGACCCGGCCGCGGCTGCACTCGCGGAGCTGGCGGATCGCCTCGGCGAATTTCGCCGCGATATCCACTTCAGCCGGTTTCCCCATGTTCATTCGCTCGCCCAGTCTCTCGAAAGAACCTCCGTCTGGATCGCGCAATCCGGCGGTCAGCCGCATCCGCTGGACCTGTCGCTCGCTTCCGAGACGGCGATGGAGCTCGTTCTGTCCGTCGAACCGGGCCGGACGATTATCGACGTGCGCCAGGAAGCCGCAGAAAGCCTGAAACAGATTCGGGCCCATTGA
- a CDS encoding 6-carboxytetrahydropterin synthase, producing MTLFRRFCFEATHELGDNVPSGHAYGTLHGHSFAVEIEASDGEPALLATAAEALHGRLDHQLLNNIPGLARPTLENIARWIWTQTLPDLPGLRTVTVRRESCGEGCRYAGSR from the coding sequence ATGACACTGTTTCGTCGCTTCTGCTTCGAGGCGACCCACGAGCTTGGCGATAATGTCCCGTCGGGCCATGCCTACGGCACCCTGCACGGACACTCCTTCGCCGTCGAGATCGAGGCCAGCGACGGTGAGCCAGCGCTGCTGGCCACCGCAGCCGAGGCACTGCACGGCCGGCTCGACCATCAGCTTCTCAACAATATCCCGGGACTCGCGCGGCCGACGCTGGAAAACATTGCGCGCTGGATCTGGACGCAGACATTGCCCGACCTTCCAGGCCTGCGGACCGTGACCGTCCGGCGCGAAAGCTGCGGCGAAGGCTGCCGCTACGCTGGCTCCCGCTAG
- a CDS encoding cytosine permease, with translation MSDKHTVSERIEDHALERVPPGDRHNWLQISWNTAGIVTTLIQIYIGATITFMAGMELGLLTGLCVAIIGGALGWGLGHIAYRSGLAATVMSRLYGFGVKGSLITSAIFGFIIIGFIAVENILLYKGFIYYFGLEDTLQNQILIYGLLSLAWIALTAYGFDIVTRVASITLVGFLGVLIYMMFTIVGETGQSWREVLNFGVQFSDAELAEAGALSTYGKVVVAVNMMMGPAGALALVDADLGRYARSSKDIGIAAYIGNFFMDVAMVGLGGIIMYAVVHYSAAAQGISTEEARLLTSQSPEHVAIAFILFGGWIGTVLMVLAQSKAQVLNTYSSSLSLTNLFDAVFSWRPGRLFFVILANLLAIGFLYGEILTFFYNFLKILGILTTCFSGIIMADYFIVRPRLGHEDTDRFGADYVNWAGVTSIVIGFVLAHYVLNDLIPIEFLTSLAVSFLVYPILRIYVLKPHYHSARIE, from the coding sequence ATGAGCGACAAGCACACTGTCAGTGAACGTATCGAGGATCACGCGCTGGAGCGGGTGCCACCCGGCGACCGCCACAACTGGCTGCAGATTTCCTGGAACACGGCAGGCATTGTCACCACCCTGATCCAGATCTATATCGGCGCGACGATTACCTTCATGGCGGGTATGGAGCTGGGCCTCCTGACCGGGCTCTGCGTCGCCATCATCGGCGGCGCGCTGGGCTGGGGGCTCGGCCATATCGCCTACCGCTCGGGCCTCGCGGCGACCGTAATGTCCCGGCTTTACGGATTCGGCGTAAAGGGCTCGCTCATCACATCGGCAATCTTCGGTTTCATCATCATCGGCTTCATCGCCGTCGAAAATATCCTCCTTTACAAGGGTTTTATCTATTACTTCGGCCTTGAGGACACGCTTCAAAACCAGATTCTGATCTACGGTCTTCTCTCGCTCGCCTGGATCGCACTCACGGCATATGGCTTCGACATCGTCACGCGGGTTGCCTCGATCACGCTGGTAGGCTTCCTCGGCGTTCTCATTTACATGATGTTCACCATCGTGGGTGAGACCGGCCAGTCATGGCGGGAAGTCCTGAATTTCGGCGTGCAGTTCTCTGATGCCGAATTGGCGGAGGCCGGTGCGCTGAGCACCTACGGCAAGGTCGTCGTCGCAGTCAACATGATGATGGGGCCGGCCGGCGCGCTCGCCCTCGTCGACGCCGATCTCGGGCGCTATGCGCGGAGTTCAAAGGACATCGGCATTGCCGCCTATATCGGCAACTTCTTCATGGATGTCGCGATGGTCGGGCTGGGCGGGATCATCATGTATGCGGTAGTGCATTACAGCGCCGCTGCCCAGGGGATTTCCACCGAGGAAGCCCGCCTTCTCACAAGCCAGAGCCCGGAACACGTGGCCATCGCCTTTATCCTGTTCGGTGGCTGGATCGGAACAGTGCTGATGGTGCTGGCACAGTCCAAGGCACAGGTGCTCAACACTTATTCCAGCTCTCTCTCCCTCACCAATCTGTTTGATGCGGTGTTTTCCTGGCGGCCGGGGCGGCTGTTCTTTGTGATCCTGGCCAACCTCCTGGCGATCGGCTTCCTTTACGGCGAGATCCTGACCTTCTTCTATAATTTCCTGAAGATCCTCGGCATCCTGACCACCTGTTTCTCAGGGATCATCATGGCCGATTACTTCATCGTCCGCCCCCGGCTCGGCCACGAGGACACCGACCGCTTCGGGGCCGATTACGTCAACTGGGCCGGGGTGACGTCGATCGTGATCGGATTCGTCCTGGCCCATTACGTCCTGAACGACCTCATCCCGATCGAGTTTCTGACATCGCTTGCGGTCTCGTTCCTGGTTTATCCGATCCTGCGCATCTACGTCCTCAAACCGCATTACCATTCGGCCCGGATCGAATAG
- a CDS encoding sterol desaturase family protein, whose product MEDFITRNEPALRLGIFLGVFAALALIELARPHLGLREGRRRWATNLTLALVNTAVLRFAFPLLAVGSAAWAASTGWGLLHQITMPVWLEIALSFVLLDLLVWGQHVAMHHIPLLWRLHRVHHSDRDFDATTGVRFHPIEIAFSMGLKMGFVIALGAPVISVIIFEIVLSATSLFTHANLHLPAAIDRVLRWLIVTPDMHRIHHSIRREETDSNYGFNFSVWDRLFRTYRRAAKDGDPGLTIGLPPYQQGSTGRLGWALALPFARD is encoded by the coding sequence ATGGAAGATTTCATCACGCGAAACGAGCCTGCCTTGCGTCTTGGAATATTCCTCGGCGTTTTCGCCGCCCTGGCCCTGATTGAACTTGCTCGCCCTCATCTTGGCCTGCGTGAAGGACGCCGGCGTTGGGCGACCAACCTGACGCTCGCCCTCGTGAACACGGCTGTGCTCAGGTTCGCTTTCCCCCTTCTGGCCGTGGGCAGCGCCGCCTGGGCCGCGAGTACGGGCTGGGGATTGCTCCACCAGATTACGATGCCGGTCTGGCTGGAAATTGCCCTGTCCTTCGTGCTGCTCGACCTTCTGGTCTGGGGACAGCATGTCGCCATGCACCATATCCCGCTGCTTTGGCGGCTGCACCGGGTGCATCATTCCGATCGCGATTTCGACGCGACCACGGGAGTCCGGTTTCACCCGATCGAGATCGCCTTTTCCATGGGGCTGAAAATGGGCTTCGTGATTGCCCTCGGTGCACCGGTCATATCCGTGATCATTTTTGAAATCGTCCTGAGCGCGACGTCGCTTTTTACCCACGCCAATCTGCACCTGCCGGCGGCGATCGACCGGGTGCTCCGCTGGCTCATCGTCACGCCCGACATGCACCGCATACATCATTCCATCCGGCGCGAGGAAACCGACAGCAATTACGGCTTCAATTTTTCGGTCTGGGACAGGCTGTTTCGCACGTATCGCCGGGCCGCCAAGGATGGTGACCCTGGGCTTACCATCGGATTGCCGCCCTACCAGCAGGGATCGACAGGTCGTCTCGGCTGGGCACTGGCTCTGCCCTTCGCGCGCGACTAG
- a CDS encoding ParA family protein, which translates to MQVLAFASQKGGSGKTTLAGHIAVAADHAGGGPVALIDTDPQGSLSDWWNVRRAETPVFAAPRIDQLADDIARLRDIGVALLVIDTPPAITDMIRRVVALSDLVVIPTRPSPHDLRAAGATVDIVEFLGKPLVFAVNGATPRARITGEAAVALSQHGTVAPVTVHQRTDFAASMIDGRTVGEIDPKSRSAREIVELWQYLSTRLQRHRPSVAGRSAVIPLPDPNASERDRLRPRAGATRP; encoded by the coding sequence ATGCAGGTCCTCGCCTTCGCCTCGCAGAAAGGCGGCTCGGGAAAAACGACGCTGGCCGGCCATATCGCCGTCGCGGCCGACCATGCGGGTGGCGGGCCGGTGGCACTCATCGATACCGACCCGCAGGGCAGTTTGAGCGACTGGTGGAACGTGCGCCGCGCCGAAACGCCCGTCTTTGCCGCACCCCGGATCGATCAGCTGGCCGACGATATCGCACGGCTGCGCGATATCGGCGTGGCGCTTCTCGTGATCGACACACCGCCTGCCATCACCGACATGATCCGGCGCGTGGTGGCCCTGTCCGATCTCGTGGTCATTCCGACGCGCCCCAGCCCGCACGATCTTCGAGCCGCGGGAGCCACGGTGGACATCGTCGAATTTCTCGGCAAGCCCCTGGTCTTCGCGGTCAACGGCGCCACACCTCGGGCGCGCATTACCGGCGAAGCGGCCGTCGCCCTCTCGCAACACGGAACCGTCGCCCCGGTCACGGTGCACCAGCGCACCGATTTCGCGGCGAGCATGATCGATGGCCGCACGGTCGGCGAGATCGATCCCAAAAGCCGGTCGGCGCGCGAAATCGTCGAACTCTGGCAATACCTGAGCACGCGCCTTCAGAGGCACCGGCCAAGCGTCGCCGGGCGCTCCGCCGTCATTCCGTTGCCGGATCCGAATGCGAGCGAGCGCGACCGGCTGCGACCCCGCGCGGGAGCCACCCGGCCATGA
- a CDS encoding deoxyribodipyrimidine photo-lyase, whose product MDAPVIVWFRRDLRLADNPALSAAFQTGRPIVPLYVLEDTPDLPPPGAAGSWWLHHSLRALGESLAGAGLRLILRRGDPEEVLSAVVARSGAGAVYWNRRYVAAAATLDTRIKAKLRQGGIAVETFDGALLFEPRTIRTGAGAPYKVFTPFWKACRAAPAPRDPLPAPPSTQSTGHAAPDDAWKLASDDPDDWRLAPRNPDWASGFGECWQPGEAGAAARLSNFLRSDLERYAVDRDRPDRAATSRLSPHLHFGEISPHMVWHQTRMRMADGAGTLATSGEKFLAELGWREFSHHLLFHFPAMESGNFRPEFDNFPWIDNPDALRAWQRGQTGYPLVDAGMRELWRTGWMHNRLRMVVASFLTKNLRIHWREGAAWFQDALVDADRANNIAGWQWVAGSGADAAPYFRIFNPVSQGEKFDPSGAYVRQWVPELAALPDAVIHKPWTASRALLAEAGIVPGQTYPCPLVDHKIARRDALAAYDTIRGRK is encoded by the coding sequence ATGGATGCGCCCGTCATCGTCTGGTTTCGACGCGATCTTCGGCTGGCTGACAATCCGGCCCTCTCGGCCGCGTTCCAGACCGGCAGGCCGATCGTGCCCCTTTACGTGCTGGAAGATACGCCAGATCTGCCGCCACCGGGCGCCGCCGGCAGCTGGTGGCTGCACCACAGCCTTCGCGCACTCGGGGAAAGCCTGGCCGGAGCGGGACTCCGCCTCATCCTGCGCCGGGGCGATCCGGAAGAGGTATTATCGGCGGTCGTCGCCCGGTCCGGTGCCGGAGCGGTTTACTGGAACCGGCGCTATGTGGCCGCCGCCGCCACCCTCGACACGCGTATCAAGGCAAAGCTCCGGCAAGGCGGCATCGCTGTCGAGACCTTCGACGGCGCCCTCCTTTTCGAACCCCGGACCATCCGGACCGGCGCCGGCGCGCCCTACAAGGTCTTCACGCCCTTCTGGAAAGCGTGTCGGGCAGCACCGGCGCCGCGCGATCCCTTGCCCGCGCCGCCCAGCACGCAGTCCACCGGTCACGCAGCGCCCGATGACGCCTGGAAGCTGGCGAGTGACGATCCGGACGACTGGCGGCTGGCGCCCCGCAATCCCGACTGGGCCTCGGGATTTGGCGAGTGCTGGCAACCGGGCGAAGCTGGCGCGGCCGCCCGGCTGTCCAACTTCCTCCGGTCGGATCTCGAGCGGTATGCGGTCGATCGTGATCGGCCTGATCGGGCCGCGACCTCACGCCTGTCGCCCCACCTTCATTTCGGCGAGATCAGCCCCCACATGGTATGGCACCAGACCCGCATGCGGATGGCGGACGGCGCGGGCACGCTGGCGACGAGTGGTGAGAAATTTCTCGCCGAGCTGGGCTGGCGCGAATTTTCACACCACCTGCTGTTTCATTTCCCGGCCATGGAGAGCGGAAACTTCCGTCCGGAATTCGACAACTTTCCCTGGATCGATAACCCCGACGCCCTTCGCGCCTGGCAACGGGGCCAGACAGGCTATCCCCTTGTCGACGCCGGTATGCGGGAATTATGGCGAACCGGCTGGATGCACAACCGGCTCCGCATGGTCGTCGCCTCGTTCCTGACCAAGAATCTCCGGATCCATTGGCGGGAGGGGGCCGCCTGGTTCCAGGACGCGCTGGTCGACGCCGACAGGGCAAACAACATTGCCGGCTGGCAATGGGTCGCCGGCAGCGGCGCCGATGCCGCTCCCTATTTCAGGATTTTCAATCCTGTCTCCCAGGGCGAAAAATTTGATCCTTCTGGCGCTTACGTCCGCCAATGGGTGCCCGAACTGGCCGCCCTGCCGGACGCCGTCATCCACAAGCCCTGGACAGCGAGCCGCGCGCTCCTCGCCGAGGCGGGAATCGTGCCGGGCCAAACCTATCCCTGCCCGCTCGTGGATCACAAAATCGCGCGGCGCGACGCCCTCGCCGCCTATGACACGATCAGGGGCCGCAAGTAG